Proteins encoded within one genomic window of Brassica rapa cultivar Chiifu-401-42 chromosome A09, CAAS_Brap_v3.01, whole genome shotgun sequence:
- the LOC103842828 gene encoding uncharacterized protein LOC103842828, producing the protein MARSLSFSLSLSKNRLTAAAASLLPSPHLLSFRSQSSDRRGDLYEFDIAASQSPSDPLIQKLEDAVHRIVVRRSAPDWLPFVPGASYWVPPPGSGSQTHGIAQLVAKLANPLNDEESLSTNSSRGWPSSDYFLKGVQPLLMETKTETTSNTESHSEDEEG; encoded by the exons ATGGCTCGTTCCCTCTCcttttcactttctctctctaaaaaccGTCTCACCGCAGCTGCAGCCTCCCTCCTCCCTTCACCACACCTCTTATCCTTCCGATCTCAATCCTCCGACCGCCGCGGCGATCTGTACGAATTCGACATCGCCGCGTCTCAATCTCCATCTGATCCTTTAATTCAGAAGCTAGAAGACGCCGTTCACCGTATAGTCGTCCGCCGATCGGCACCCGATTGGCTGCCGTTTGTTCCCGGTGCGTCGTACTGGGTCCCGCCTCCTGGATCTGGATCTCAGACTCACGGGATCGCGCAGCTCGTTGCTAAGCTGGCTAATCCGTTAAACGACGAAGAATCTCTCTCCACCAATTCGTCTCGCGGATGGCCTTCCTCTGATTATTTCCTTAAAG GTGTGCAGCCTCTATTGATGGAGACTAAGACCGAGACGACTTCAAATACAGAGTCTCACTCCGAGGATGAGGAAGGGTAA